One window of the Candidatus Microbacterium colombiense genome contains the following:
- the ccsB gene encoding c-type cytochrome biogenesis protein CcsB: MLDLTVISPILLWTAIAIYAAAFVAYAFDLARRSQLSADSQMVTESALVGAGVGARGNSAVRATAGGTDAPPQRFVMARIGTSLTVLGFLFHFGATLTRGISAGRVPWANLYEFAMIGTLLIIAVYLVVLLRVDLRFLGTFITGLIVVLLGLAATNFYIDVTPLMDPLKSVWLVIHVFVASLGTAFFALSFALSVIQLMQSRRERLVSDGAEKTGPGFLRTFPGSERLESMAYRFTIIGFILWTFTLIAGSIWAYYAWSRFWGFDVKETWTFVIWVLYAGYIHARATRGWRGNPSAWLAIVGFSAVLFNFTIVNVFFKGLHAYSGLS, from the coding sequence ATGCTCGACCTCACCGTGATCTCGCCGATCCTGCTGTGGACGGCGATCGCGATCTACGCCGCCGCCTTCGTGGCCTACGCTTTCGACCTCGCGCGTCGCTCGCAGCTGAGCGCCGACTCGCAGATGGTCACCGAATCGGCACTCGTCGGCGCCGGCGTCGGTGCGCGGGGAAACAGCGCGGTGCGGGCGACCGCCGGTGGCACCGATGCCCCGCCACAGCGCTTCGTCATGGCACGCATCGGCACCTCGCTGACTGTGCTCGGATTCCTGTTCCACTTCGGTGCGACCCTCACCCGCGGCATCTCCGCGGGTCGCGTGCCCTGGGCCAACCTGTACGAGTTCGCGATGATCGGCACGCTGCTCATCATCGCCGTGTACCTGGTCGTGCTGCTGCGCGTCGATCTGCGCTTCCTCGGTACCTTCATCACCGGCCTCATCGTCGTGCTGCTCGGCCTCGCGGCCACGAACTTCTACATCGATGTGACCCCGCTCATGGATCCGCTCAAGAGCGTGTGGCTGGTCATCCACGTGTTCGTCGCCTCTCTGGGCACCGCGTTCTTCGCGCTCTCGTTCGCGCTGTCGGTCATCCAGCTGATGCAGTCGCGCCGCGAGCGCCTCGTCTCCGACGGTGCAGAGAAGACAGGCCCCGGATTCCTGCGGACCTTCCCGGGCTCCGAGCGTCTCGAGAGCATGGCGTACCGCTTCACGATCATCGGGTTCATCCTGTGGACGTTCACCCTGATCGCCGGGTCGATCTGGGCGTACTACGCCTGGAGCCGCTTCTGGGGCTTCGACGTGAAGGAGACCTGGACCTTCGTGATCTGGGTGCTGTACGCCGGCTACATCCACGCCAGGGCGACGCGCGGATGGCGCGGCAACCCCTCGGCATGGCTCGCCATCGTCGGGTTCTCGGCCGTGCTGTTCAACTTCACCATCGTCAACGTGTTCTTCAAGGGACTGCACGCGTACTCCGGCCTCAGCTGA
- a CDS encoding response regulator transcription factor has product MTIDVGIIEDHPAMLLGTVAMLHRSDDIRVVAHGTTAAAVARYPGHLDVVLLDLSLADGSTPTENIAALTPFGAPIIAYTSGERPHLIREAARAGASGMIRKSERIDQIPESVRRAARGEVVASADWAAALESDREFVSAQLSPRESEVLSLYASGETAKQVAQLLYLSPETIIDHVRRIRAKYAAVDRAAPTKVDLFRRAVEDGLVAPER; this is encoded by the coding sequence GTGACCATTGACGTCGGAATCATCGAAGACCATCCGGCCATGCTGCTCGGCACCGTGGCGATGCTCCATCGGAGCGATGACATCCGCGTCGTCGCGCATGGAACAACCGCCGCAGCCGTCGCCCGATATCCCGGGCACCTCGACGTGGTGCTGCTCGATCTGTCGCTCGCCGACGGCTCCACGCCCACCGAGAACATCGCGGCGTTGACGCCCTTCGGTGCGCCGATCATCGCCTACACCTCGGGGGAGCGCCCTCACCTGATCCGAGAAGCGGCGCGCGCCGGAGCGTCGGGGATGATCCGCAAGTCGGAACGGATCGATCAGATTCCCGAATCGGTGCGCCGCGCCGCACGGGGCGAGGTCGTCGCGAGCGCCGACTGGGCCGCGGCCCTCGAGTCGGACCGCGAGTTCGTCTCGGCGCAGTTGAGCCCACGCGAGTCCGAGGTTCTCTCGCTCTACGCTTCGGGCGAGACGGCCAAGCAGGTCGCCCAGCTGCTGTACCTGTCACCCGAGACGATCATCGACCACGTGCGTCGCATCCGCGCCAAGTACGCGGCGGTGGATCGTGCGGCGCCGACGAAGGTCGACCTGTTCCGCCGCGCGGTCGAAGACGGGCTCGTCGCGCCCGAACGCTGA
- a CDS encoding SLC13 family permease produces the protein MDPIATTLVILLCAVIAFVSNRIPLGVVAVGVSVALYLFGVLDLHSALAGFGDPTVLFIAALFVVSEALESTGIVAWAGQEVVTRTGTHRGRLLLTIGLLTAVLTAVISVNGAVAALLPLVVVVAARAGIAPSQMLMPLAFSAHAGSMLALTGTPVNIIVSEISADNGGRPFGFFEFALAGLPLVVGTLAIILLFGARLLPSRAAASAPIDLEQLAVTLRADYEIAPDRTLMSASRGVAEVVVPPRSSLIGLHVFPGMCTPSGDLVVLGVRRGSETLDDAGGTLRAGDALLLDGPWDDLHRHTALREEVLVVDAPLTLRRSVPLGAGAKRTGVIVVAMIVLLATGIVPAAIAGLLAAGALILTGVVPIARAYRSISWTTVILVAGMIPLSTAFQQTGAAALIADTLRDLLGDTGPHAAIAVIVLITLVLGQLISNTATVLIVAPVAVALASAMDSSVLPFLMALTIAGAAAFLTPVATPANLLVMEPGGYRFGDYARLGLPLMLLFFLVAVFYVPLIWPFTG, from the coding sequence ATGGACCCCATCGCGACGACTCTCGTCATTCTGCTGTGCGCGGTCATCGCCTTCGTGTCCAATCGCATTCCCCTGGGTGTGGTGGCCGTCGGCGTATCGGTCGCGCTGTACCTCTTCGGCGTGCTCGACCTGCACAGCGCTCTCGCCGGCTTCGGGGACCCCACCGTGCTGTTCATCGCCGCCCTGTTCGTGGTGAGCGAAGCCCTCGAGTCGACGGGGATCGTCGCGTGGGCCGGCCAGGAGGTCGTCACGCGCACGGGCACGCACCGTGGGCGTCTGCTCCTCACGATCGGCCTGCTCACTGCCGTCTTGACCGCTGTGATCAGCGTGAACGGCGCCGTCGCCGCCTTGCTGCCGCTCGTGGTCGTCGTGGCCGCTCGGGCGGGGATCGCGCCCTCGCAGATGCTCATGCCCCTGGCGTTCTCCGCCCACGCCGGGTCGATGCTCGCCCTCACCGGAACTCCCGTGAACATCATCGTGTCCGAGATCTCGGCCGACAACGGCGGACGCCCCTTCGGCTTCTTCGAGTTCGCGCTCGCCGGGCTCCCCCTCGTCGTCGGCACGCTCGCGATCATCCTGCTCTTCGGCGCGCGCCTGCTTCCGTCGCGTGCGGCCGCGTCGGCACCGATCGATCTCGAGCAGCTGGCCGTGACGCTGCGCGCGGACTACGAGATCGCCCCCGACCGCACGCTGATGTCTGCGTCACGAGGCGTCGCCGAGGTCGTCGTGCCGCCGCGGTCCTCCCTCATCGGACTGCATGTCTTCCCCGGCATGTGCACGCCCAGCGGCGACCTCGTCGTGCTCGGCGTGCGCCGGGGCAGTGAGACGCTGGATGACGCCGGCGGTACCCTCCGCGCGGGCGATGCGCTGCTGCTCGACGGCCCCTGGGACGATCTGCACCGACACACGGCTCTGCGCGAGGAGGTGCTGGTCGTCGATGCGCCGCTCACACTCCGGCGCTCGGTCCCGCTCGGCGCCGGTGCGAAGCGCACCGGTGTGATCGTCGTCGCCATGATCGTGCTGCTGGCGACCGGGATCGTTCCGGCGGCCATCGCCGGCCTCCTGGCGGCGGGTGCCCTGATCCTCACCGGTGTCGTACCGATCGCCCGCGCGTACCGCTCGATCTCGTGGACCACCGTCATCCTCGTGGCCGGCATGATCCCGCTCTCGACCGCCTTCCAGCAGACGGGGGCGGCGGCGCTGATCGCCGACACGCTGCGCGATCTGCTGGGCGATACCGGCCCGCACGCGGCGATCGCGGTGATCGTGCTGATCACGCTCGTGCTCGGCCAGCTGATCAGCAATACGGCCACCGTGCTGATCGTCGCCCCCGTGGCGGTCGCGCTGGCGAGCGCGATGGACTCCTCGGTGCTGCCGTTCCTGATGGCGCTCACGATCGCCGGCGCCGCAGCGTTCCTCACGCCGGTGGCGACCCCGGCCAACCTGCTCGTGATGGAGCCCGGCGGCTATCGGTTCGGCGACTACGCCCGGCTCGGCCTGCCGCTCATGCTGCTGTTCTTCCTGGTCGCCGTGTTCTACGTGCCGCTGATCTGGCCGTTCACCGGCTGA